One Sporomusaceae bacterium ACPt DNA window includes the following coding sequences:
- a CDS encoding Glucosamine kinase: protein MKNDKIRQENQPLWYKDAIIYQLHVKAFYDSNGDGIGDFRGLIEKLDYLADLGVNTLWLLPFYPSPLRDDGYDISDYKNINPLYGTMNDFRIFLHEAHARGMRLITDLVLNHTSDQHSWFKRARTSPAGSRWRNYYVWNDTSDKYSGARVIFNDFESSNWAWDPVAKAYYWHRFYPHQPDLNYDSADVRREILKTVDFWLRLGVDGFRLDAVAYLYEREGTSCDNLPETHKFLQYLRRYIDSKYPDKMLLAEVNQWPENVIPYFGNGDECHMVYHFPIMPRLFMALGMEDSFPLIEIIRRTPPIPDNCQWAMFLRNHDELTLEMVTDEDRDYMYRMYAKDSRARINLGIRRRLAPLLGNNRRRIELMNGLLFSLPGSPIIYYGDEIGMGDNIYLGDRDGVRTPMQWSADRNAGFSWTSSQRLYLPVVADAEYHYAAVNVESQQNEPSSLLWWMRRLIALRKRYKAFGRGTMEFIESDNRKVLAFVRKYGNETILVVANLSRFVTYAQLDLAKYRGLVPVEMIGRTPFPVINEGMYFISLGPHTFFWFTLENPRSLQLRPLYTGAIESAPVLKVSDWAELFGRALQPELTDTLAAYLNTCSWFGGQEKTVKAVTVREIIPLPDTAVQMVFIMVEYLEGNPETYLLNLALKSADDLVARPAGCNVVARIRRDHEERMLYEVSDDKKFHQTLWSVIDKRRKLKGQVGELVSKHSAYFRALVKQNQTIPDSQTLANEHNNTSVLFKPFFVLKVFRKMDIGVNPELEILRYLSEIEFANVPKLHGSMEYYNDRGDVVTIAVLQQFVPHRGTAWDCALDHLADFYERILSSRKQPLLPVSFWSAVDKEVPADVREMTGSYLDSVEQLGLRTGEMHIALAGGEDHPDFAPEPFTDFYRHSLYHGVAQELSGIMWLLKKQLTALKQDDQPIAAKIIEYEQEIMRRIENIKKMEFDAARIRYHGDYRLEQLLYTGNDFVIIDFEGNPDRPLSERRLKRSPLLDVASMLYSLYSASQAVNLGLVPGVNVLTETTETQELLQMWSHSWYNWVAACFLKGYHNTIRGTGLLPVDQQQLQVLLDVFLLQRGLHQVVSELKSRPPWVGIALRGLLRTIEFDRPRLSG from the coding sequence ATGAAAAACGATAAAATACGCCAGGAGAACCAGCCGCTTTGGTATAAAGACGCTATTATTTATCAGTTGCATGTCAAGGCATTTTATGACAGTAACGGCGACGGTATTGGCGATTTCCGGGGTTTAATTGAGAAACTGGATTATCTGGCCGACCTGGGCGTAAATACTCTCTGGTTGCTGCCTTTTTATCCGTCGCCGCTGCGGGATGACGGTTATGATATTTCTGATTACAAAAACATTAATCCACTTTACGGGACTATGAATGATTTTCGCATTTTTCTCCATGAGGCTCACGCACGGGGGATGCGTTTGATTACCGACCTGGTGCTAAACCACACATCGGATCAGCATAGTTGGTTTAAACGGGCCAGGACATCTCCGGCTGGCAGCCGCTGGCGTAATTATTACGTATGGAATGATACATCAGATAAATATAGTGGTGCAAGGGTAATATTCAATGATTTTGAATCCTCAAACTGGGCTTGGGATCCTGTTGCCAAAGCATACTACTGGCACCGCTTTTATCCCCATCAGCCGGACTTGAATTACGACAGCGCCGACGTTCGCCGGGAAATACTAAAAACGGTTGATTTCTGGTTGCGCCTTGGCGTCGACGGGTTCAGACTGGACGCTGTTGCATACCTCTATGAACGAGAGGGGACTAGTTGCGACAATTTGCCGGAAACCCACAAATTTTTACAGTATCTGCGTAGATATATTGATAGTAAGTATCCGGATAAGATGTTGCTGGCTGAGGTCAACCAATGGCCGGAAAATGTTATTCCTTATTTTGGTAATGGCGATGAATGTCACATGGTGTATCATTTCCCTATTATGCCACGCTTGTTTATGGCCTTGGGAATGGAAGACAGTTTTCCGCTTATCGAAATTATCCGGCGTACGCCGCCTATACCTGACAATTGCCAGTGGGCCATGTTTCTGCGTAATCACGACGAATTGACGCTGGAAATGGTTACCGACGAAGACCGCGATTATATGTACCGTATGTACGCCAAAGACTCACGTGCCAGAATTAACCTCGGTATCCGTCGGCGGCTGGCACCCCTATTGGGAAATAATCGCCGCCGGATCGAGTTGATGAACGGGTTATTGTTCTCATTGCCGGGTTCACCCATTATCTATTATGGCGACGAAATTGGCATGGGCGACAATATTTATCTGGGCGACCGCGATGGCGTGCGTACTCCTATGCAGTGGAGCGCCGACCGCAACGCAGGATTTTCCTGGACGAGTTCACAGCGGTTATATTTGCCGGTGGTAGCAGATGCTGAATATCACTATGCAGCGGTCAATGTCGAGTCTCAGCAAAACGAGCCCAGTTCGCTTCTATGGTGGATGCGCCGTCTTATCGCGTTGCGCAAACGATATAAGGCATTTGGCAGGGGGACCATGGAGTTCATTGAATCAGACAATCGCAAAGTGTTGGCGTTTGTCCGTAAATATGGGAACGAAACTATTTTGGTCGTTGCCAATTTGTCCCGGTTTGTAACCTATGCCCAACTTGATTTGGCCAAATACCGGGGGTTGGTACCGGTTGAGATGATTGGACGGACACCGTTCCCGGTTATTAATGAAGGCATGTATTTTATTTCTCTAGGTCCACACACATTTTTCTGGTTTACGCTGGAAAATCCACGAAGCCTGCAACTGCGCCCATTATATACAGGAGCGATCGAGTCGGCTCCTGTATTGAAGGTCAGTGACTGGGCGGAGCTATTCGGGCGTGCCCTCCAACCTGAACTGACTGATACTCTAGCGGCTTATTTAAATACATGCAGTTGGTTTGGCGGCCAAGAAAAAACGGTAAAAGCCGTAACCGTCCGGGAAATTATTCCGCTACCGGATACGGCTGTTCAAATGGTATTTATCATGGTGGAGTATTTGGAAGGCAATCCGGAAACATATCTACTTAATCTGGCGCTAAAATCTGCGGATGATTTGGTCGCAAGACCGGCCGGATGCAATGTCGTTGCCCGCATTCGGCGGGATCATGAAGAACGGATGCTATATGAAGTCAGCGATGATAAAAAATTTCATCAAACATTATGGTCAGTGATTGACAAACGTCGTAAATTGAAAGGACAAGTTGGCGAACTGGTTTCCAAACACAGTGCTTATTTCCGTGCATTGGTGAAACAGAATCAGACAATTCCGGATTCACAGACACTAGCTAATGAACATAATAACACTTCGGTGCTGTTTAAACCGTTCTTTGTGCTTAAGGTATTTCGAAAAATGGATATCGGGGTTAACCCGGAACTTGAGATATTGCGGTATCTTTCTGAGATAGAATTCGCCAACGTGCCCAAACTGCACGGCTCTATGGAATATTATAACGACCGCGGTGATGTAGTTACAATCGCTGTATTGCAACAATTTGTACCTCACCGGGGTACAGCTTGGGATTGTGCCCTGGACCATCTGGCGGATTTTTATGAACGTATTTTAAGCAGCCGTAAGCAGCCGTTATTGCCTGTTTCGTTCTGGTCGGCAGTGGACAAAGAAGTTCCGGCTGATGTCAGGGAGATGACAGGGTCTTATCTGGATTCGGTGGAGCAATTGGGTTTGCGAACTGGCGAGATGCATATCGCCCTGGCCGGCGGGGAGGACCATCCTGACTTCGCACCCGAACCGTTTACCGATTTTTACCGCCATTCGTTGTATCATGGAGTGGCCCAGGAACTAAGCGGAATAATGTGGCTACTGAAAAAACAATTGACCGCTTTGAAGCAGGATGACCAACCGATCGCGGCTAAGATAATTGAATATGAACAAGAAATAATGCGGCGTATAGAAAATATAAAAAAGATGGAATTCGATGCTGCACGCATCAGGTATCATGGTGATTACCGGCTGGAGCAACTGCTATACACCGGTAATGATTTTGTTATCATTGATTTTGAGGGTAATCCGGATCGGCCGCTTAGTGAACGGCGCTTGAAACGTTCACCGTTACTGGATGTGGCTAGTATGTTATATTCGCTGTACAGTGCTTCACAAGCTGTTAATTTGGGACTAGTACCGGGGGTGAATGTATTAACGGAAACAACGGAAACTCAGGAGTTGCTCCAGATGTGGAGTCATTCCTGGTATAATTGGGTAGCAGCCTGCTTCCTTAAAGGATACCATAACACCATCCGGGGCACAGGTTTGCTGCCGGTTGATCAGCAGCAATTGCAGGTATTGCTGGACGTGTTTCTGTTGCAGCGCGGTCTGCATCAAGTGGTTTCTGAGCTAAAAAGCCGTCCGCCCTGGGTTGGTATTGCTTTGCGCGGACTGTTACGGACAATCGAGTTTGACAGACCAAGGCTTTCCGGGTGA
- the pbpA_1 gene encoding Penicillin-binding protein A, translating into MTLDYQIQHAAEKALDEQLHYLQTKRRVNAKAAAVVVMNPNTGEILAMVSRPTFNPNLFNGGISSEDWKQLSDNPFNPMANRAISGEYPPGSTFKIITGTAALEY; encoded by the coding sequence TTGACGCTCGACTATCAGATTCAACACGCAGCGGAAAAAGCACTTGATGAACAACTTCATTATTTGCAAACAAAACGACGGGTGAATGCCAAAGCGGCTGCGGTTGTCGTCATGAATCCGAATACAGGCGAAATATTGGCGATGGTAAGTAGGCCAACATTTAATCCTAATTTGTTTAACGGAGGAATTTCTTCTGAGGACTGGAAGCAGTTGAGTGACAATCCATTTAATCCAATGGCAAACAGAGCAATTTCCGGAGAATATCCGCCAGGTTCTACTTTTAAAATTATTACCGGTACAGCAGCATTAGAATATTGA
- the mrdA_1 gene encoding Peptidoglycan D,D-transpeptidase MrdA, giving the protein MIGEALHEVALPGGTAARIFQGFPVSIAGKTGTAENSQGEDHGWFVAYAPFEDPQIVVAVIVEHGGYGAESAAPVAKKIFAAAFNISSTANNAKVY; this is encoded by the coding sequence GTGATCGGTGAGGCTTTGCATGAAGTAGCACTACCTGGCGGTACTGCCGCGCGTATTTTTCAAGGTTTTCCTGTTTCTATTGCCGGCAAGACAGGAACAGCGGAAAATTCACAAGGCGAGGATCATGGCTGGTTTGTAGCCTATGCACCATTTGAAGATCCCCAGATTGTTGTTGCTGTTATTGTTGAGCATGGCGGTTATGGGGCTGAGTCAGCGGCACCGGTTGCCAAGAAGATTTTTGCGGCCGCCTTTAACATTAGCTCGACAGCCAATAACGCCAAAGTATATTAG
- the clcA gene encoding H(+)/Cl(-) exchange transporter ClcA — protein sequence MSVIKHVVAEHVTILVSMTKWFIYSALVGTIIGISTTVFLKLLGWSTNQVQMAPHHLLFLPVMLLMTQWLVSRFAPDAKGHGTEKVIEAVHSRKGKIALAVVPVKLLGTVLTLAGGGSAGKEGPCAQIGLGWLRLWLIF from the coding sequence GTGAGTGTGATAAAACATGTGGTTGCCGAACATGTAACAATTCTTGTGAGTATGACAAAATGGTTTATTTACTCCGCGCTTGTCGGAACAATTATTGGAATAAGTACTACAGTATTTCTCAAATTGTTGGGATGGTCTACAAACCAGGTGCAAATGGCGCCGCATCATTTATTGTTTTTGCCTGTGATGCTGCTCATGACGCAGTGGCTGGTAAGCCGGTTTGCTCCTGATGCCAAAGGACATGGAACGGAAAAAGTCATTGAGGCTGTGCATAGTAGAAAAGGTAAAATTGCGCTGGCTGTCGTTCCGGTAAAATTGTTGGGTACAGTCCTTACACTTGCCGGAGGCGGGTCGGCGGGGAAGGAAGGTCCTTGCGCACAGATTGGGCTGGGTTGGCTTCGGCTTTGGCTGATCTTTTAA
- the eriC_1 gene encoding Chloride/fluoride channel protein has product MRTDWAGLASALADLLKINDHDRQKLVICGISAGFASVFGTPIAGALFGVEVLFLGQMLYEVLFPAFVSGMVSFQVSLLLGNTYFYNNFTVVPYADNALLLHAFILGILCGIAALIFIKLFGLVKLSLKKLDGHSYLKTFVGGVLLVLVGNYISDQYLGLGIEIMEAGLNGDTLPWSAALWKMFTTAITLETGGSGGVLTPLFVIGTAVGNAFGNFVSASNIAVYSAIGLVSTLSAAANTPIAATVMAVELFGSQVAPYAAISCVVGYIFIGHNSVYSSQVLVSRKSASIAVDMGKMLSDTGQVRIYPRKDTAFRKLLLWLRKHQ; this is encoded by the coding sequence TTGCGCACAGATTGGGCTGGGTTGGCTTCGGCTTTGGCTGATCTTTTAAAAATCAATGACCATGATCGTCAAAAATTAGTAATTTGCGGTATTAGTGCCGGCTTTGCCAGCGTGTTTGGAACACCGATTGCAGGGGCATTGTTTGGTGTGGAAGTGTTGTTTTTAGGGCAAATGTTATACGAGGTACTGTTTCCTGCTTTTGTGTCAGGGATGGTTAGTTTTCAGGTGTCATTATTATTAGGGAACACGTATTTCTACAATAATTTCACTGTTGTTCCATATGCTGATAACGCTTTGCTGCTGCATGCTTTTATTTTAGGCATACTATGCGGCATAGCGGCACTCATCTTTATCAAATTATTTGGTTTGGTAAAATTATCTTTAAAAAAACTAGATGGTCACTCCTATCTTAAGACTTTTGTGGGTGGAGTGCTGCTGGTGCTGGTTGGAAATTACATTTCAGACCAGTATTTGGGATTAGGGATAGAAATTATGGAAGCGGGACTCAATGGTGATACCTTGCCCTGGAGCGCGGCGCTATGGAAGATGTTTACTACTGCGATAACATTGGAGACCGGCGGTAGCGGGGGGGTTTTGACGCCGCTATTTGTTATCGGGACAGCCGTCGGCAATGCATTTGGAAATTTTGTTTCAGCGTCGAATATTGCTGTGTATTCTGCCATTGGTCTTGTTTCCACATTGTCGGCAGCGGCCAATACTCCCATAGCGGCAACTGTTATGGCTGTTGAATTGTTTGGCTCTCAGGTTGCACCATATGCCGCTATAAGTTGTGTGGTTGGGTACATTTTTATTGGGCACAATAGTGTGTACTCAAGCCAAGTCCTTGTATCCCGAAAAAGCGCTTCGATAGCCGTTGATATGGGGAAAATGTTGTCAGATACCGGCCAAGTACGCATTTATCCCCGTAAGGATACTGCGTTTAGGAAACTGTTATTATGGCTGCGAAAACATCAATAG
- the orr gene encoding Ornithine racemase, whose protein sequence is MQGGAVLEIDLDKITFNSDQVVKRCQKKGIDVVGVTKGFTAIHQIVTAMVEGGIQELADARMENIVELRKRNFNQPITLLRIPRLSNVDYVVRYADTSINSEITVIKALADAASKIGKVHQVILMVDVGDLREGILQEHVLGTVEQIICLQGVKLVGLGTNMGCFGGVLPSVDNLGLLVELADTVERQLGYKMDIISGGGTSTLLLVENNIVPDGINQLRIGEGILLGTDTTNNRKIPGLHQDAFRLRAEVIEVKSKPSVPVGEIGRDAFGNIPQFEDAGIRKRAILALGKQDVYIEGIFPLDETLMILGASSDHTIVDITNANQDIKVGDEISFGLIYPGLLSASDSRYVKKLFKRRKQ, encoded by the coding sequence GTGCAAGGGGGGGCAGTTTTAGAAATTGATTTAGATAAAATTACTTTCAATTCAGATCAGGTAGTAAAAAGGTGCCAGAAAAAAGGAATAGACGTGGTTGGTGTTACCAAAGGGTTTACTGCCATTCACCAGATTGTTACGGCTATGGTGGAAGGCGGAATTCAGGAACTGGCAGATGCCAGAATGGAAAATATTGTTGAACTTAGAAAGCGAAATTTTAATCAGCCAATTACGTTACTGAGAATTCCTCGCCTAAGTAACGTTGACTATGTTGTCAGATATGCTGATACAAGTATCAATTCAGAAATAACGGTAATTAAGGCTTTGGCTGACGCAGCAAGCAAAATAGGAAAAGTACATCAAGTCATTTTGATGGTAGATGTTGGCGATCTCCGCGAAGGTATTCTGCAAGAACATGTGCTTGGAACCGTTGAACAGATTATTTGCTTGCAAGGCGTGAAGTTAGTAGGCTTAGGGACTAACATGGGGTGCTTTGGCGGTGTCCTTCCTAGTGTTGATAATTTAGGACTTTTGGTTGAATTAGCTGACACGGTTGAGCGTCAATTAGGATATAAGATGGATATAATTTCGGGTGGTGGGACATCCACGCTGTTATTAGTGGAAAATAATATAGTTCCCGACGGGATTAATCAATTGAGGATCGGTGAAGGAATTTTACTAGGAACAGACACTACTAATAACCGGAAAATTCCCGGTCTTCATCAAGATGCCTTTCGTTTACGGGCTGAGGTTATTGAGGTCAAATCCAAGCCGTCTGTGCCGGTAGGAGAGATTGGCAGAGATGCCTTTGGCAATATTCCGCAATTTGAAGATGCAGGGATAAGGAAAAGAGCAATTTTAGCTTTAGGAAAACAGGATGTTTATATAGAAGGCATTTTTCCGCTTGATGAAACATTGATGATATTAGGAGCCAGTAGTGACCATACCATTGTTGATATTACAAATGCTAATCAAGATATAAAGGTTGGAGATGAAATTTCATTTGGGTTAATTTACCCTGGACTACTTTCGGCTAGTGATTCGAGATATGTGAAAAAATTGTTTAAGCGGAGGAAACAATGA
- the mshD gene encoding Mycothiol acetyltransferase, with protein MITIERVQTVEPQLIKRLVQLETEAFGIGGLNEWHLVPLIRHGRVYIARKNFEVIGLVQYMLDWQIPRRAYMFGVSVAKEVRGQGVGTKLIDKSLRELAGENIEEVELTVDPDNVVAVRVYEGKFGFVATDFRVDEYGAGEKRMAMTLSLTKFIGKDNVCE; from the coding sequence ATGATTACAATCGAAAGGGTACAAACGGTTGAACCCCAACTAATTAAACGCTTGGTTCAACTGGAAACAGAGGCATTTGGAATTGGCGGCTTAAATGAATGGCATCTTGTACCGTTAATTCGGCACGGTCGTGTGTATATTGCAAGAAAAAATTTTGAGGTTATTGGCTTGGTTCAATATATGCTGGATTGGCAAATCCCACGGCGGGCTTATATGTTTGGTGTTTCTGTGGCTAAAGAGGTGCGTGGTCAAGGGGTGGGAACAAAACTCATTGATAAAAGTTTACGGGAGCTAGCTGGTGAAAATATTGAAGAGGTTGAGCTGACTGTCGATCCGGATAACGTTGTTGCAGTCAGAGTTTATGAAGGAAAATTTGGCTTTGTAGCTACAGATTTTAGGGTGGATGAATACGGTGCCGGTGAGAAGCGAATGGCTATGACGCTCTCACTGACAAAGTTTATTGGTAAAGATAATGTATGTGAATAA
- a CDS encoding IS481 family transposase ISChy3, which produces MFEAFYGFQRTPFSRDIPTQALYSSVIHDEMLSRLEYAAERQLFAVITGDCGTGKTTTVRRFQDSLNPARFKLLYLADSSLTPRHFYKGLPEQLGCEAKFYRGDAKRQLHREIELMRGIHGLLPVVVVDEAHLLDKEMLEEVRFLLNFKMDAQSPMALILVGQSKLWDRLKLQAYAAIRQRIDIQCRLPHFDRSQVGEYIKRHLAYAGAERDIFSDGVIDEIFRYSGGAARLVNKACTHCLFYGAQNGRRIIDDHMVKIVIQGELA; this is translated from the coding sequence ATGTTTGAGGCATTCTATGGCTTTCAGCGTACGCCATTTTCACGGGATATCCCAACCCAGGCGTTATATTCTTCCGTCATACATGATGAGATGCTGTCACGGCTTGAATATGCCGCCGAGCGCCAGCTGTTTGCCGTAATTACCGGAGACTGCGGTACAGGAAAAACCACGACAGTCCGGCGCTTTCAAGACAGCCTGAATCCCGCCCGCTTTAAGCTTTTATATCTGGCAGATTCTAGTCTAACGCCACGTCACTTTTACAAAGGACTGCCAGAACAATTAGGATGCGAAGCAAAATTTTATCGCGGTGACGCCAAACGCCAACTCCACCGGGAAATCGAATTGATGCGGGGAATCCACGGTTTGCTGCCGGTGGTCGTAGTGGATGAAGCGCATTTATTAGACAAGGAAATGCTCGAAGAAGTGCGCTTTCTTCTTAACTTCAAGATGGATGCCCAAAGTCCTATGGCCCTTATCCTTGTCGGGCAGAGTAAGCTTTGGGATCGCCTAAAGTTACAGGCCTATGCCGCTATTCGGCAACGCATTGATATTCAGTGCAGGCTGCCGCACTTCGACCGCTCGCAGGTTGGGGAATACATAAAAAGGCACCTTGCATATGCAGGCGCTGAACGAGATATCTTTTCGGATGGGGTAATTGATGAGATTTTCCGCTATTCAGGTGGAGCGGCACGGCTCGTAAACAAAGCTTGTACACATTGCCTGTTCTATGGCGCACAAAACGGTCGCCGAATCATTGACGATCATATGGTTAAGATCGTGATTCAGGGAGAACTTGCTTAA
- a CDS encoding IS4 family transposase ISDha5, with product MNSLKQSNQENQLPEEIRTVFAELKVLKHLRQAGIKRNLGFACSYLFQIVFCLLFRHRNWFSMQESERNNAGFPCKDAIYRFLNCSNFAWQRFLTAFSSHVIEKVIPLTAQKQTRVLIVDDSAYKRNRSKKVELLARCKDHTDNCYYKGFRMLTLGWSDGHTFIPTDFAMLSSQTSCLNGINETIDKRSHGYKRRLEALQKAPEVIPDMIDRTLKSGVNASYVLMDSWFTHAPLIRAVRKRGLDVIGMVKDNNHRYRWMGNI from the coding sequence ATGAATAGTTTAAAACAAAGTAACCAAGAAAATCAACTGCCAGAGGAAATAAGAACTGTTTTTGCGGAACTCAAAGTGCTCAAACATTTGCGCCAAGCAGGAATTAAACGCAATTTGGGTTTTGCCTGCAGTTATCTTTTTCAGATTGTATTTTGCTTACTGTTTCGACATCGTAATTGGTTCAGCATGCAGGAAAGCGAACGAAACAACGCCGGTTTCCCTTGCAAAGATGCCATATACCGCTTTCTTAACTGCTCGAATTTTGCTTGGCAGCGTTTTTTGACTGCATTCAGTAGTCATGTCATTGAAAAAGTTATACCTTTGACAGCACAAAAGCAGACCCGTGTTTTGATCGTCGATGATTCAGCCTATAAGCGAAATCGCAGCAAAAAAGTGGAGCTGTTAGCGAGGTGTAAGGATCATACCGACAATTGCTACTATAAAGGATTTCGTATGTTAACTTTGGGGTGGTCTGACGGTCACACTTTTATTCCAACCGATTTTGCTATGCTTAGTTCTCAAACGTCTTGCCTTAATGGGATAAATGAAACCATAGATAAACGCAGCCACGGCTATAAACGTAGGTTGGAAGCACTGCAAAAGGCACCTGAGGTCATACCTGACATGATAGACCGTACACTAAAAAGCGGCGTAAATGCGTCTTATGTCCTTATGGATAGTTGGTTTACTCATGCGCCCTTGATTCGCGCTGTGCGCAAACGCGGCCTTGACGTTATTGGCATGGTTAAGGACAACAATCATCGCTACAGGTGGATGGGAAATATTTAA
- a CDS encoding IS4 family transposase ISDha5: MVASVKTFKRNGILRSITTTLSNDIPVTIVFVQHRTKKREWLAILSTDVTLEAEEIIRLYGIRWDIETFFKCTKSLLQLGKEFQGRSFDMLISHTTIVFARYIILSWQHRQHGDARTLGGLFLAMCDELAELDWVVALTQLLEILNGVVEKANKRVAKFIKCQLSQWMAALPNYIKAYLPISICES, from the coding sequence ATGGTGGCAAGCGTTAAAACGTTTAAACGAAATGGCATTTTGCGTTCAATTACAACCACTTTATCCAATGACATTCCCGTTACAATAGTCTTTGTTCAGCATAGAACCAAAAAGCGAGAGTGGTTAGCCATTTTGTCTACCGATGTAACTCTTGAAGCAGAAGAAATCATACGCTTGTATGGTATCCGCTGGGACATTGAGACTTTTTTCAAGTGCACAAAATCGCTATTGCAATTGGGTAAAGAATTTCAAGGACGCTCTTTCGATATGCTTATAAGCCACACGACGATTGTTTTTGCCAGATATATCATTCTTAGCTGGCAGCATCGCCAACATGGAGATGCCAGGACTTTAGGCGGTCTGTTCTTAGCAATGTGTGATGAACTTGCCGAACTGGATTGGGTCGTTGCTTTGACTCAGTTGCTTGAAATTCTTAATGGGGTAGTGGAAAAAGCTAACAAACGCGTTGCAAAATTTATTAAATGTCAACTGTCACAATGGATGGCTGCCTTGCCCAATTACATCAAGGCTTATTTGCCTATTTCTATCTGCGAAAGTTGA
- a CDS encoding FMN-binding protein has translation MLNEKLLEILSHPVDGAVSIMTNGADGPHLVNTWNSYIEVTPDDKLLIPAYGFLRTEKNITANNEVTLSIANREVEGYRAKGTGVIVKGSARFIKSGEDFDRMKKKFDWARAVMEVTVTSAKQTL, from the coding sequence GTGCTAAACGAAAAATTATTGGAGATTTTGTCTCACCCTGTAGATGGAGCAGTTTCTATTATGACTAACGGAGCCGATGGTCCTCACTTAGTTAATACCTGGAATAGCTATATTGAGGTAACTCCTGATGACAAGCTCCTGATTCCAGCCTACGGTTTTCTAAGGACTGAGAAAAATATTACTGCCAACAACGAGGTTACTCTTTCAATTGCCAATAGAGAAGTTGAAGGCTATAGAGCGAAAGGAACAGGTGTTATCGTTAAGGGAAGCGCTCGTTTTATAAAATCTGGCGAGGACTTTGACCGTATGAAGAAAAAATTCGATTGGGCTCGCGCTGTCATGGAAGTAACAGTGACATCTGCAAAGCAAACGCTCTAG
- a CDS encoding IS21 family transposase ISCth15 gives MPLDREAAQLLFQVISDSYERRSMVLTTNLEFSRWVSIFYDEQMTAAIIDRLVHHSYLLLYDGPSNRMRTSLMRQDG, from the coding sequence GTGCCGCTGGATCGGGAAGCCGCACAACTGCTGTTTCAGGTTATTTCGGACAGCTATGAAAGGAGGAGCATGGTATTAACCACTAATTTAGAATTCAGCCGCTGGGTAAGCATTTTTTACGATGAACAAATGACAGCGGCCATTATTGACCGATTGGTGCACCATAGTTACCTGTTGCTTTACGATGGCCCCAGCAACCGCATGCGCACTTCGCTCATGCGGCAGGATGGATAA